A genome region from Babesia bigemina genome assembly Bbig001, chromosome : I includes the following:
- a CDS encoding dihydroorotate dehydrogenase, putative, whose product MIYRRLVLRVPRLSRGFSDAKSTEERVQAELLYQRRVSRWIFRGMCVAAAATGTVVCLRNPESSIYNVVMPFIRTYIDPENAHKLSLMALKLGLAPVDYSVDPPIIQSRVKDVVFFNPIGMAAGYDKQVEVPLEVLRLGFGFIEVGTVLPKPQEGNPKPVLFRLHGSKALVNRCGFNSCGLEVAVERLKRVRQKQADDPLTKDFMIGVSVGKNRTGDIIADTVETIKGVAPYADYVALNVSSPNTPNLRDNQRREPLIALIAVAKATLDDVKAHNATFQNTTKKVPLLFIKISPDVSRKELEDIADIALVHNIDGIIATNTTVSRPDEVTEDCKIAGHPAGGLSGRPLKKLSKKLVYDLYELTHGKVPIIADALEMVEAGASLCQFYTAMVYEGPGLPSRIKNGLAQLLLQKGYSNITEAIGAEHRRRQAATAAPAPATTKTQ is encoded by the exons ATGATTTATAGAAGACTCGTTCTCCGCGTTCCGCGCCTCTCCCGAGGATTCTCGGACGCGAAGTCGACGGAAGAGCGCGTACAAGCCGAGCTACTTTACCAGCGCCGCGTCAGC AGGTGGATATTCCGGGGGATGTGCGTCGCAGCGGCGGCCACCGGAACCGTGGTATGCCTGCGCAACCCGGAATCTTCCATATACAACGTTGTTATGCCCTTCATCAGGACTTACATCGACCCGGAGAACGCCCATAAACTGAGTTTGATGGCTCTGAAGCTTGGGCTGGCGCCAGTGGACTACTCCGTTGACCCACCGATCATCCAGAGCCGTGTGAAGGATGTTGTCTTCTTCAATCCCATCG GAATGGCTGCCGGGTATGACAAGCAAGTCGAGGTACCACTAGAGGTGCTGCGCCTAGGATTCGGGTTCATTGAGGTTGGTACGGTGCTGCCGAAACCTCAAGAAGGCAATCCCAAGCCCGTATTGTTCCGCCTGCACGGTAGCAAGGCGCTGGTGAACCGCTGTGGTTTCAACAGTTGCGGGCTCGAGGTGGCCGTGGAACGCCTGAAGCGCGTGCGCCAGAAGCAGGCGGACGATCCCCTCACGAAGGATTTCATGATCGGAGTTAGCGTGG GCAAAAACCGGACAGGAGATATCATCGCGGACACCGTGGAAACGATAAAGGGTGTTGCGCCGTATGCAGACTACGTAGCGCTGAACGTCAGCTCGCCTAACACGCCCAACCTGCGCGACAACCAGCGACGTGAACCGCTCATAGCACTCATTGCCGTCGCCAAAGCCACATTAGACGACGTGAAGGCGCATAACGCAACCTTCCAAAACACAACGAAGAAGGTGCCTTTACTCTTCATCAAGATCTCG CCCGACGTCTCCCGGAAGGAGCTTGAGGACATCGCCGATATC GCACTTGTACACAACATCGATGGTATAATTGCAACCAACACGACG GTGTCGAGGCCGGACGAGGTCACTGAGGATTGCAAAATTGCAGGCCACCCGGCTGGTGGCCTCAGCGGCAGACCCCTCAAAAAGCTTTCCAAAAAGTTGGTGTACGACCTGTACGAGCTGACACACGGCAAAGTGCCCATTATCGCT GACGCTCTGGAAATGGTGGAGGCCGGAGCTTCGCTCTGCCAGTTCTACACCGCGATG GTGTACGAGGGACCGGGGTTGCCCAGCCGCATCAAGAACGGACTGGCACAGCTTctgctgcagaagg GCTATTCGAACATAACTGAGGCCATTGGCGCCGAACACCGCCGTCGGCAAGCCGCAACCGCCGCCCCTGCTCCAGCAACGACCAAGACCCAGTAA
- a CDS encoding Sma protein, putative, whose product MVKLEIWEQRDHAESSDSSEEEIKARRLPLFDRVLPKAPVSRLPQQESDTSSDSDTATEDEDTSGSSYFHSVSESSDAAEEIASENAEYDADWWRLQNVRATSRFSPATYGDWRSLPRAWDSVFYISSMHNLENAEQKFFYCIRVKHVNERISRASGLGNIIMYTPHFTLSPGEDRKLQTPMFIWRKRRLTLPYGQLENYVIEIELWKTQMLRINSLYATQQLTFQEIVDRKTNFSVTLNMYIPERAAAAAGGSGDRPVAKKNAAALTESSERRFPVHKMTMFLLLEEVFDFFFVFENWWFTRAPELPSALIDMPKMLRISVPSGMGKSWHTSSTEASEAAYWSSPGTFRFQGTLRQLRYASFRAMVYCVKKSKFFTKPPALLGTCVLSLQSVQELPLVRGVVKKLTLGTRNMFSGTIQGNIRCCMKSCTVSFFEDLKVRPAQPISGSALITQLDHRCQYLVVRIISCSSLPASNTDSNTSDPMVKVKWDGIFNCTGVVESTVSPIYNQNMYFPIHLVDMRELTDPALIKHSLPVDLSSKGPVVVEVWDHSDASSEFLGSAEVPLSRIYTNGVLQRRSLADGIFTSAGYEVDESGSDESDYDNNIACTDDGASNAVYTPHVTRLYEGTLPLVGSTVDHRRKKPLVSLEMYILPPMPNDLYIPDDQKKLKRRDIYRNLSLRWTREFDSWQGVYCDRFPGAIARRRFTCVTSDALNMHESLQSDLVPLCYFVKPIQMYIQLSPPGELMHWISNFTYKNDGTATIGGCVQIETWQMPSRFVLTRKGGLHDRALLLCSCLLGLGYDAYVCKGTLEGGNREHCWVMTRHSGGTVTFWETANKRMWHMPMRWQRSRTVDEAKPADVMEHSGNYVNIQTSQQRPFEAPQWSRGTSQKPTRRLMNYELYGNDYMADVKVDLHRMMNSNEMLPDGSSALPVGTGFIYDTTARNVSSRRQRSIHPKKELLVPGSTLVFLPYSSIEVVFNDKQLWGNVQNHHPACITYDLEAPEDWRPFLKVPITDSVMPDVQITAPPPQNVCVSTAKEIRDDVVEMIELMYAQRGRVANVARDQQMDERLESLIDILEFRQRLDPQFDPGMPPHLLGWSTKTPAKTRNAQKSKSDKGEEVKEQTHADAEQKASLPITLQGHVMGDAAGKCQPARSDMEIVHQLAKAVKNDEGDSDYSDDTQASTDDTIDFNPATVPGRHTMEGNTRRATPSNQHPAGQQRAPPARGLRLISRMKALLSSAPKHHAMVITDSCPSTPNAPVTHCGNAQSSSKGFRFRKTTIKVVAPRIDVARAISNASAHLGYSNIQEMSDYEFEVETENSMSSGESNTDVEVNTPISNIARVTGVIPHNHPLSDYKQRIVSAIHLREPVKGRKPQQPPARPRPLKMPGAKQRPVARPQKRPRRGLLRNLWRRFRAEDIPDAHKVPDFMVDMKEVVNERRFNEQYMEHQYTIPTEFLIHEDKQISKWNWYYNMEARQYAWRRHLPIPPNHTFIGVPIRFSTSDINEIRNLLTCSSRCIKMLVPDVDRCVNVVYVKVFPLLGGVLSTWLFLGCHVPWNIQ is encoded by the exons ATGGTGAAGCTGGAAATATGGGAGCAACGGGACCACGCTGAGTCGTCCGACAGCAGCGAAGAGGAGATAAAGGCAAGGCGTCTGCCGCTTTTCGACCGCGTGCTACCGAAGGCGCCCGTATCCAGGTTACCGCAGCAG GAATCCGACACTAGTTCCGATTCGGACACAGCCACGGAAGATGAAGATACCAGTGGCTCCAGCTACTTCCACAGCGTCAGCGAGAGTTCGGATGCCGCCGAGGAGATCGCCTCGGAGAACGCGGAATACGACGCTGACTGGTGGCGCCTGCAGAATGTCAGGGCCACGAGCCGATTCTCCCCGGCTACATACGGCGATTGGCGCAGCCTACCGCGCGCCTGGGACAGCGTTTTCTACATCTCCTCGATGCACAACCTCGAGAACGCCGAGCAGAAGTTCTTCTACTGCATCCGCGTGAAGCATGTGAACGAGCGCATATCACGTGCCAGCGGGCTCGGCAACATCATCATGTACACGCCGCACTTCACCCTAAGTCCGGGCGAGGACAGGAAGCTGCAGACGCCCATGTTCATCTGGCGGAAAAGGAGGCTCACGCTGCCGTATGGACAGCTTGAAAACTACGTCATCGAGATCGAGCTTTGGAAGACACAGATGCTGCGCATCAACTCGTTGTACGcgacgcagcagctgaccTTCCAGGAGATTGTTGACCGTAAAACCAACTTCTCCGTCACCCTGAACATGTACATCCCAGAAAGggctgcggcggccgccggaggcagcggtgacCGGCCGGTGGCCAAAAAAAATGCAGCGGCTCTCACCGAATCATCCGAGCGCCGTTTCCCGGTGCACAAGATGACAATGttcctgctgctggaggaaGTGTTCGACTTCTTTTTCGTATTCGAGAACTGGTGGTTCACGAGGGCGCCGGAGCTGCCGAGCGCTCTCATCGACATGCccaagatgctgaggaTATCAGTGCCGTCAGGGATGGGTAAATCGTGGCATACCTCAAGCACCGAAGCCTCGGAGGCTGCGTACTGGTCGTCCCCCGGCACGTTCCGTTTCCAGGGCAcgctgcggcagctgcgGTACGCATCGTTCAGGGCGATGGTCTACTGCGTGAAGAAGAGCAAGTTCTTCACGAAGCCGCCTGCGCTGCTGGGTACGTGCGTGCTTTCGCTGCAATCGGTGCAGGAGCTCCCGCTTGTACGAGGGGTGGTGAAGAAGTTGACGCTAGGCACGCGCAACATGTTCAGCGGGACCATACAGGGCAACATTCGCTGCTGCATGAAGAGTTGCACCGTCAGCTTCTTTGAGGACCTCAAAGTGCGGCCTGCGCAGCCGATATCGGGGTCAGCGCTCATCACCCAGTTGGACCATCGCTGCCAGTACCTGGTAGTCCGCATCATCAGCTGCTCCAGCCTCCCCGCCTCCAACACGGACTCGAACACCTCAGACCCGATGGTCAAGGTAAAGTGGGACGGCATATTCAATTGTACCGGGGTGGTGGAGTCCACAGTCTCGCCAATATACAACCAGAACATGTACTTCCCCATCCACCTGGTCGACATGCGGGAACTCACCGACCCCGCGCTGATTAAACACAGCCTGCCGGTGGATTTGTCTTCGAAGGGGCCGGTCGTTGTCGAGGTGTGGGACCATAGCGACGCCTCTAGCGAGTTCCTGGGGTCGGCGGAGGTGCCGCTTTCCAGGATTTACACGAACGGTGTGCTGCAGCGACGGAGCCTTGCGGACGGTATTTTCACCTCTGCTGGTTATGAAGTCGACGAATCTGGGTCAGATGAGTCGGATTACGATAACAATATCGCGTGCACCGATGACGGAGCATCGAATGCGGTCTATACGCCGCACGTCACGCGGCTGTATGAGGGCACGCTGCCGCTGGTGGGATCCACCGTGGACCACCGGCGCAAGAAGCCGCTGGTATCGCTTGAAATGTACATTTTGCCCCCGATGCCCAACGACTTGTACATACCGGATGACCAGAAGAAGCTGAAACGCAGGGACATTTACCGGAACCTAAGCCTGCGATGGACTCGGGAATTCGACTCGTGGCAAGGCGTGTACTGCGACAGGTTCCCGGGCGCCATCGCACGTCGCAGGTTCACGTGCGTCACGTCCGACGCGCTCAACATGCACGAAAGCTTGCAGTCTGACCTGGTGCCGCTGTGCTATTTCGTGAAGCCCATCCAGATGTACATCCAGCTGTCGCCACCCGGGGAGCTCATGCACTGGATATCGAACTTCACCTACAAAAACGACGGCACGGCCACGATCGGCGGCTGTGTGCAGATAGAGACCTGGCAAATGCCCTCGCGGTTCGTGCTCACCCGGAAGGGCGGCCTGCATGATCGAGCCCTGCTGCTCTGCAGCTGCCTGCTCGGACTAGGATACGACGCGTACGTCTGCAAGGGAACGCTCGAAGGCGGGAACCGAGAGCATTGCTGGGTAATGACCAGGCACTCCGGCGGTACCGTCACCTTCTGGGAAACCGCAAACAAACGCATGTGGCACATGCCCATGCGCTGGCAGAGAAGCAGGACCGTGGACGAAGCTAAGCCGGCCGACGTCATGGAACACAGCGGGAACTACGTCAACATCCAAACATCGCAACAACGCCCCTTTGAAGCGCCTCAGTGGAGCAGAGGAACATCGCAGAAGCCAACCCGCAGGCTCATGAATTACGAATTGTACGGCAACGACTACATGGCGGACGTCAAGGTGGACCTTCACAGGATGATGAACTCTAACGAGATGCTGCCGGATGGCTCCTCTGCGTTGCCCGTGGGAACGGGGTTCATATATGATACAACTGCAAGGAATGTGTCATCGCGGCGCCAACGAAGCATACACCCGAAGAAGGAGCTGCTCGTGCCGGGATCCACACTGGTGTTTCTGCCGTACTCGTCTATAGAGGTCGTCTTCAACGACAAGCAGCTCTGGGGCAACGTGCAAAACCACCACCCTGCGTGCATTACATACGACCTGGAGGCCCCCGAGGACTGGCGGCCGTTTCTCAAGGTGCCGATCACGGACTCAGTGATGCCCGACGTGCAGATCACCGCACCACCGCCGCAAAATGTGTGCGTATCGACGGCCAAGGAGATCCGCGACGATGTGGTTGAGATGATCGAGCTGATGTACGCGCAACGTGGGCGCGTCGCCAACGTTGCCAGGGACCAACAGATGGATGAACGCCTGGAGTCCCTCATCGATATCCTTGAGTTCCGCCAGCGACTGGACCCGCAGTTCGATCCGGGCATGCCGCCTCATCTGCTCGGATGGAGCACCAAGACGCCTGCGAAGACACGGAATGCCCAAAAGTCTAAGAGCGACAAGGGTGAAGAGGTCAAGGAACAAACTCATGCGGACGCTGAACAGAAGGCGTCACTCCCTATCACATTGCAGGGGCATGTAATGGGAGATGCAGCGGGAAAGTGCCAGCCTGCTCGCAGCGACATGGAAATAGTGCATCAGCTGGCCAAAGCTGTCAAAAATGACGAGGGTGATAGCGACTACTCTGACGATACCCAGGCATCAACCGACGACACCATAGATTTCAACCCTGCTACTGTGCCCGGACGTCACACGATGGAGGGAAACACCCGTCGCGCCACCCCGTCGAATCAGCATCCAGCGGGGCAACAGCGCGCACCACCTGCAAGGGGGTTAAGGCTCATATCGAGGATGAAGGCTCTGCTGTCGTCAGCTCCAAAGCACCATGCAATGGTCATTACGGATTCGTGTCCCAGCACCCCAAATGCACCTGTAACACATTGCGGGAATGCCCAGTCCAGCTCCAAAGGCTTTAGGTTCCGCAAAACAACCATCAAGGTCGTTGCACCAAGAATCGACGTCGCGAGGGCGATCTCGAATGCGTCCGCACATTTAGGGTATAGCAATATTCAGGAAATGTCGGACTACGAATTCGAAGTCGAGACAGAGAACTCCATGTCGAGCGGAGAGTCCAACACAGACGTCGAAGTGAACACCCCGATATCCAATATAGCACGTGTAACGGGGGTTATTCCACACAATCACCCGTTGTCGGACTACAAGCAGCGCATCGTTTCGGCTATTCACCTTAGGGAGCCGGTTAAGGGCAGGAAGCCACAACAGCCACCAGCACGGCCAAGACCCTTGAAAATGCCTGGCGCAAAACAGCGTCCCGTGGCCCGACCGCAGAAAAGGCCGCGACGCGGCCTTCTCAGAAACCTTTGGCGCAGGTTCAGAGCGGAAGATATTCCCGACGCCCATAAGGTGCCAGACTTCATGGTCGACATGAAGGAAGTGGTCAACGAGCGAAGATTCAACGAGCAATACATGGAGCACCAGTACACCATCCCGACGGAGTTCCTCATACACGAGGACAAACAGATCTCGAAATGGAACTGGTACTACAATATGGAGGCGCGGCAGTACGCCTGGCGGAGGCACCTGCCGATACCTCCGAACCACACCTTCATTGGCGTCCCCATCCGCTTCTCCACCAGCGACATCAACGAGATCCGGAATTTGCtcacctgcagcagccggtGCATAAAAATGCTCGTGCCAGACGTCGACCGCTGCGTGAATGTAGTATACGTCAAGGTGTTTCCGCTTCTGGGCGGTGTGCTATCGACCTGGCTTTTCCTGGGCTGCCACGTTCCGTGGAACATCCAGTAG
- a CDS encoding phenylalanine-tRNA ligase, putative has product MIKHFFQAPNRHTPDSDDAFPYIAFDSVPVTIRDNFDELQVPLDHVSREPSENFYTSKEYVQGYARQRAELHPRILSQSRNAGYDRGMINRMADELGHSVHTVLPTHATSHLPDLLRRGLTRAIYSGQVFRRDSIDAKHYPVFHQLDGFRLFSRKDLEKLRRNAGIEGASLSDEQLIMYDLKCTLESLVKHMLRRVVSADMRPMASEARANSTGKTDAHDASPLQSTDFDNQVEANKANVAVDTKHADEYDLLRWDSDTSFPFTDPSLELYVKLENDYVEILGCGKLKNVIIRNILGSDRIAEDVGRSGCGSTDTSEIVGGWAFGIGLERLVMALSRITDIRQFWEEDDRFLRQYRDFHKHGTMPVFKPYSRNPAVIRDISFYVDGGDEIKKAFDECEFRGILEELSRDYVEDVTQLSEYVHPQTGRKSLCYRVTYRAMGENLTNAFVNEIHQRALNRIVDAFNIELR; this is encoded by the exons ATGATTAAGCATTTCTTCCAAGCTCCAAACCGACACACGCCAGACTCGGACGACGCATTCCCGTACATAGCATTCGATTCCGTGCCGGTTACTATCCGAGATAACTTCGATGAACTGCAGGTACCACTGGACCACGTGAGCCGTGAGCCTTCTGAGAACTTTTATACCTCAAAGGAATATGTGCAGGGATACGCCCGTCAACGGGCCGAACTGCACCCGCGTATACTATCGCAATCAAGAAATGCGGGCTATGATAGAGGCATGATCAATCGTATGGCGGATGAGCTGGGACACTCGGTCCACACAGTCCTGCCGACTCATGCAACATCGCACTTGCCTGACCTTCTACGCAGGGGACTCACACGCGCGATTTACTCCG GCCAGGTGTTCAGGAGGGACTCGATAGACGCTAAGCACTATCCCGTGTTTCACCAGCTTGACGGCTTCAGGCTTTTCAGTCGGAAGGACTTGGAAAAGTTGAGGCGCAATGCAGGCATCGAAGGGGCCAGTTTGAGTGATGAGCAGCTCATAATGTACGACTTAAAGTGCACCCTCGAATCCCTGGTGAAGCATATGCTTCGTCGTGTGGTGAGCGCCGACATGCGTCCCATGGCATCCGAAGCTAGGGCAAATAGCACCGGGAAAACGGATGCTCATGATGCGTCACCTTTGCAGAGTACGGATTTTGATAACCAAGTAGAAGCGAACAAAGCAAATGTAGCTGTTGACACGAAACACGCGGACGAATATGACTTGTTGAGGTGGGATAGCGACACCTCCTTTCCCTTCACTGATCCATCACTGGAACTCTACGTGAAGTTGGAAAACGATTATGTTGAGATTCTAGGATGTGGCAAACTAAAAAATGTCATCATTAGAAACATTTTGGGGAGCGACCGTATAGCTGAAGACGTGGGACGATCTGGTTGCGGAAGCACCGATACCTCAGAAATAGTCGGAGGCTGGGCCTTCGGCATAGGCCTTGAGCGTCTAGTAATGGCGCTATCCCGCATCACAGACATACGCCAGTTCTGGGAAGAGGACGATCGATTTTTGCGACAGTACCGCGATTTTCACAAGCACGGAACGATGCCTGTGTTCAAACCCTACAGCCGCAACCCGGCCGTTATCCGCGACATTTCGTTTTACGTTGACGGAGGTGATGAAATTAAGAAGGCATTTGATGAGTGTGAATTCCGCGGGATCCTGGAGGAGCTGAGCAGGGATTATGTCGAGGATGTCACACAACTATCAGAGTACGTGCACCCCCAAACGGGGCGCAAAAGTCTATGCTACCGCGTCACATACCGCGCTATGGGCGAGAACCTCACCAACGCATTTGTGAACGAGATCCACCAACGAGCGCTCAATCGCATTGTGGACGCCTTCAACATAGAGCTTCGGTAA
- a CDS encoding mac/perforin domain containing protein, putative — translation MKLIVAYITTIFSLLAFRAQSFSIEMVMNRCVLGPGHGCTPKMTIVTKGDAQPIIEVMKLNDGNVPSVEQSHAHYNTDSEADNDGYVSSDVPSPTGFPMVCERCYKDISPRRSSSSFETEKNNALGNDSSEGDNDSVKENANDDDQDEEEFVDDDDSTDALDPDEYAMRGYEDSVGNGQTSYLEMERCLQYQRMGCPYTLRSQRSTYNPQYYTAFSPRYARTDDGAQLDSSSDDNRASGDETESTCPFANRSQQPLYYSYSQPQYRVNYKPTCRRYIRYFSPCRPRPCRQTGYQPSRYGNSFNNEINYALEVVRPIERSEDYESESKGSTFQVNHNDSNEGDENGNFHTRDLINDSENGRDASTTVRVTNGMFNVDVGKSADSVMKHYRDLQTERAATNAGVKDTGNTEKTDDIYNMSFIETARQISYANNYASVAPHLRNQPSGGMMSNGQKDPTFYELGSNNNMTPTNGITYKKRNRDKSVARLREDDDYAVDFDNFMAEGLENNGANENEANGDPELVGEDYDDNEDDNKAQLKEQNDERDDDYLEQIDQRENDEHENNKHENDKHENDKRDNDYLDEILEPKREGIDEILEPKREGIDEILEPKREGIDEILEPKREGIDEILEPKREGIDEILEPKREGIDEILEPKREGIDEILEPKREGIDEILEPKREGIDEILEPKREGIDEILEPKREGIDEILEPKREGIDEILEPKREGIDEILEPKREGIDEILEPKREGIDEILEPKREGIDEILEHENEGIDEILEPKNEGIDDILEPKREGIDDILEPKREDIDDNGNDDEADAETANDNAEKEDGEMENDVSNATAESSSPTDDAFPEDSDDESDDVTDVADYIREQNVDVLRTPPGLEYLGSGYDMVKGNPLGDTITLLDPGYRANIIQMHWRKDFEGVSNSLLYMQPKGAWVRSYVSCHKSDTVSEVGKSKSLKNALSVDASVSAEVPGDSLKFAASASYNNVKNSESQKGLKKYVSRSYCLNYVAGIPSSIPWDYTTAFTIALKQLPTKFEHERDGVICSPSIYRDNPTSKACLDLGVRPWMRFFTIFGTHVTTKIYLGGKMVTLIETKASQEAKLKKLGIDVKAEISVQAQVATANGAVGVGVSKLKDSKNESLDSKKSTLALGGDIYGKGKNLSFNDWAETVSSFSMPVKAEYTPIANFLGKNFVDAYNDAYVFYGKVLVGENV, via the coding sequence atgaagttgatTGTGGCGTACATTACCACAATATTCTCTCTGTTGGCATTTCGGGCACAATCTTTTAGTATAGAAATGGTTATGAACAGGTGCGTGCTCGGACCGGGTCACGGCTGCACACCCAAGATGACCATTGTGACAAAGGGCGATGCGCAGCCGATTATTGAAGTCATGAAGCTCAACGATGGCAACGTGCCCTCTGTTGAACAATCGCATGCACACTACAACACAGACTCGGAGGCTGATAACGACGGATATGTCTCGTCGGATGTGCCATCACCAACTGGCTTCCCTATGGTGTGCGAAAGATGCTACAAAGATATAAGCCCGAGAAGATCCTCGAGCAGTTTTGAAACCGAGAAAAATAATGCGCTTGGCAACGACAGCTCGGAAGGCGACAATGATTCTGTCAAAGAAAATGCCAATGATGATGACCAGGATGAGGAAGAATTCGTAGACGATGATGATTCGACGGACGCCTTAGATCCTGATGAGTACGCCATGCGGGGTTATGAAGACAGTGTAGGAAACGGACAAACCTCTTACCTCGAGATGGAAAGGTGTCTGCAGTACCAGAGAATGGGATGTCCGTACACTCTTCGTTCTCAGCGTTCGACGTACAACCCTCAGTACTACACCGCGTTCTCACCCAGATATGCGCGAACAGACGACGGTGCACAACTAGATTCTAGTTCTGATGACAACCGTGCCAGTGGTGATGAGACAGAAAGTACGTGCCCCTTTGCAAACCGTAGCCAGCAGCCCCTATACTACTCCTATAGCCAACCGCAATACCGAGTCAACTACAAACCGACCTGCAGGCGTTACATTCGTTACTTCAGCCCCTGCAGGCCAAGGCCTTGCCGCCAGACCGGGTACCAACCATCAAGGTATGGAAATAGTTTCAATAATGAAATCAATTATGCATTAGAGGTCGTCAGACCTATTGAAAGAAGCGAGGATTACGAATCCGAATCAAAAGGTTCTACCTTTCAAGTGAATCATAACGACTCTAATGAGGGTGATGAAAACGGCAACTTCCATACACGTGATTTAATAAACGACTCCGAAAATGGTCGTGATGCCTCAACAACCGTCCGCGTAACAAATGGCATGTTTAATGTAGACGTCGGTAAGTCAGCCGACAGCGTTATGAAACATTATAGAGATTTACAGACCGAAAGAGCCGCAACCAACGCGGGGGTCAAGGATACAGGAAATACCGAAAAAACAGATGACATTTACAACATGAGTTTCATAGAAACTGCAAGACAGATCTCATATGCGAATAACTACGCATCCGTCGCCCCGCATCTTCGAAACCAACCATCAGGTGGCATGATGTCAAACGGGCAAAAAGATCCGACTTTTTATGAACTTGGATCTAATAATAATATGACACCGACGAATGGTATTACATATAAGAAACGCAATCGCGACAAATCGGTTGCTCGTTTACGTGAAGATGATGACTATGCTGTAGATTTTGACAATTTTATGGCGGAAGGGCTAGAGAATAACGGCGCTAATGAGAACGAAGCGAATGGTGATCCTGAATTAGTAGGTGAAGATTATGACGATAATGAAGATGATAATAAAGCCCAACTGAAAGAACAAAATGACGAACGTGACGATGATTATCTAGAACAAATTGATCAACGTGAAAATGACGAACATGAAAATAACAAACATGAAAATGATAAACATGAAAATGACAAACGTGACAACGATTATCTAGATGAAATTCTTGAACCTAAACGTGAGGGTATAGATGAAATTCTTGAACCTAAACGTGAGGGTATAGATGAAATTCTTGAACCTAAACGTGAGGGTATAGATGAAATTCTTGAACCTAAACGTGAGGGTATAGATGAAATTCTTGAACCTAAACGTGAGGGTATAGATGAAATTCTTGAACCTAAACGTGAGGGTATAGATGAAATTCTTGAACCTAAACGTGAGGGTATAGATGAAATTCTTGAACCTAAACGTGAGGGTATAGATGAAATTCTTGAACCTAAACGTGAGGGTATAGATGAAATTCTTGAACCTAAACGTGAGGGTATAGATGAAATTCTTGAACCTAAACGTGAGGGTATAGATGAAATTCTTGAACCTAAACGTGAGGGTATAGATGAAATTCTTGAACCTAAACGTGAGGGTATAGATGAAATTCTTGAACCTAAACGTGAGGGTATAGATGAAATTCTTGAACCTAAACGTGAGGGTATAGATGAAATTCTTGAACCTAAACGTGAGGGTATAGATGAAATTCTTGAGCATGAAAATGAAGGTATAGATGAAATTCTTGAGCCTAAAAATGAAGGTATAGATGACATTCTTGAACCTAAACGTGAGGGTATAGATGACATTCTTGAACCTAAACGTGAGGATATAGATGATAATGGCAATGATGATGAAGCTGACGCTGAAACTGCAAATGACAATGCAGAAAAAGAGGATGGCGAAATGGAGAACGACGTGTCCAATGCAACTGCTGAAAGCAGTAGTCCTACCGATGATGCGTTTCCAGAAGATTCTGATGACGAAAGTGATGACGTCACAGATGTGGCGGATTACATACGTGAACAAAATGTGGATGTCTTACGAACTCCTCCTGGATTGGAGTATTTAGGTTCAGGTTATGACATGGTGAAAGGCAATCCACTGGGTGACACCATAACCTTGTTGGACCCAGGCTACCGGGCCAATATAATCCAAATGCACTGGCGTAAAGATTTTGAAGGTGTTAGCAACAGTTTACTATATATGCAACCAAAAGGTGCCTGGGTGAGGTCTTACGTGTCATGTCATAAGAGCGACACGGTCTCCGAGGTGGGAAAATCAAAGTCATTGAAGAACGCCCTATCTGTTGACGCTTCCGTGTCTGCTGAAGTTCCGGGTGATTCTCTAAAGTTTGCAGCTTCTGCAAGCTACAACAATGTGAAGAATTCAGAAAGTCAGAAAGGACTAAAGAAATATGTTAGCAGGTCCTACTGTTTAAATTATGTCGCTGGTATTCCCAGCTCTATTCCTTGGGATTACACCACCGCCTTCACAATCGCTCTGAAACAGTTACCTACGAAATTTGAACATGAAAGAGACGGAGTCATATGCTCGCCTAGTATTTATCGCGATAACCCTACAAGCAAGGCTTGCTTGGATCTTGGTGTGCGCCCCTGGATGCGATTTTTCACTATTTTTGGCACCCATGTTACTACTAAGATATATCTAGGCGGTAAAATGGTCACTCTCATCGAAACTAAGGCCAGCCAGGAAGCGAAACTTAAAAAACTGGGTATTGATGTGAAGGCCGAAATCAGTGTTCAAGCGCAAGTGGCCACAGCCAACGGCGccgtgggtgtcggcgtTTCGAAACTAAAGGATAGTAAAAATGAATCCCTAGATTCGAAAAAGTCAACATTGGCTCTAGGTGGTGACATCTACGGTAAAGGCAAAAACCTTTCTTTCAATGACTGGGCTGAGACAGTGTCTAGCTTCTCCATGCCCGTCAAAGCCGAGTATACTCCAATCGCCAACTTTCTCGGCAAGAATTTCGTGGATGCATACAACGACGCTTACGTGTTTTACGGCAAGGTCCTAGTCGGCGAAAATGTCTAG